One window from the genome of Aeromonas sp. FDAARGOS 1405 encodes:
- a CDS encoding CatB-related O-acetyltransferase — protein MENPFGSWLESQIIRDHLTNPNIEAGDYSYYSGYYHGKPFEDHCVRYLLGDGSTRDTWESGLWGEVDRLIIGKFCSIGSGATFMLAGNQGHRLDWVSTFPFNPDTFGEGARSGFLRKGDTRIGNDVWIGSEAMIMPGITIGDGAVIATRAVVTRDVAPYTIVGGNPAQPIRRRFSDEQILMLQEMQWWDWPLPRLQASMALLCSGDIAALYHHWQQECA, from the coding sequence ATGGAGAACCCTTTTGGCAGCTGGCTGGAATCGCAAATCATCCGGGATCACCTGACCAACCCGAACATAGAGGCCGGCGACTACAGCTACTACTCCGGCTACTACCACGGCAAGCCGTTCGAGGATCACTGCGTCCGTTACCTGCTCGGCGATGGCTCGACCCGCGACACCTGGGAGAGCGGCCTCTGGGGCGAGGTGGATCGGCTGATCATCGGCAAGTTCTGCTCCATCGGCTCGGGCGCCACCTTCATGCTGGCGGGCAATCAGGGCCACCGGCTGGATTGGGTTTCCACCTTCCCGTTCAACCCCGACACCTTTGGCGAAGGGGCCCGCAGCGGCTTTCTGCGCAAGGGAGACACCCGGATTGGCAACGATGTCTGGATCGGCTCGGAAGCGATGATCATGCCCGGCATCACCATAGGTGACGGCGCCGTCATCGCCACCCGCGCCGTGGTGACCAGGGATGTGGCCCCTTACACCATAGTCGGCGGCAACCCGGCCCAACCGATCCGCCGCCGTTTCAGCGATGAGCAGATCCTCATGCTGCAAGAGATGCAGTGGTGGGACTGGCCCCTGCCCCGCTTGCAAGCCAGCATGGCGCTACTCTGCTCGGGGGATATCGCCGCCCTTTATCACCATTGGCAACAGGAGTGTGCCTGA